Proteins encoded within one genomic window of Candidatus Methylomirabilis sp.:
- the mraZ gene encoding division/cell wall cluster transcriptional repressor MraZ, translating to MFRGRYEHSLDDKGRLSVPSRFREALARRRQKMLVLTDFDSCVAAYPLDEWRQLEERIRKQSTLQKDVRAFLRLFYSGATETPVDGQGRILIPPQLREKAALAREVMIIGVLNKIEIWSKTRWEEFLARSPVTFEDVAAKLADLGI from the coding sequence ATGTTCCGGGGCCGGTACGAGCACTCCCTGGATGACAAGGGGCGCCTCAGCGTCCCCTCCCGCTTCCGTGAGGCGCTGGCCCGGCGCCGGCAGAAGATGCTGGTCCTCACGGACTTCGACTCCTGCGTGGCCGCCTACCCGCTGGACGAGTGGCGCCAGCTGGAGGAGCGGATCCGGAAACAAAGCACCCTCCAGAAGGACGTCCGGGCCTTCCTCCGCCTCTTCTACTCCGGCGCCACGGAGACGCCCGTGGATGGCCAGGGGCGGATCCTGATTCCCCCGCAGCTGCGGGAGAAAGCAGCCCTTGCCCGCGAGGTCATGATCATCGGGGTGCTCAACAAGATCGAGATCTGGAGCAAGACGCGCTGGGAAGAGTTCCTGGCTCGCTCGCCCGTCACCTTTGAGGACGTGGCTGCGAAGCTGGCCGACCTCGGGATCTGA
- a CDS encoding STAS domain-containing protein has product MTPGQPPEGIPLEFAVERDPAAGIATFRLRGAMSLWGMLELREALAAALRNGYALHLLDLSGVWHINAKSLGILVERRDRAREAGGQLVLVAPPGPVRELLEAAGGYAIFAVAATGAEAQALLTPAGVAAG; this is encoded by the coding sequence ATGACCCCGGGTCAGCCGCCGGAGGGGATCCCCCTGGAGTTCGCCGTGGAGCGGGACCCCGCCGCCGGGATCGCGACCTTCCGCCTCCGGGGCGCCATGAGCCTCTGGGGGATGCTCGAGCTGCGGGAAGCCCTGGCCGCGGCCCTGCGGAACGGGTACGCCTTGCACCTGCTCGATCTCTCGGGTGTCTGGCACATCAATGCCAAGAGCCTCGGCATCCTGGTGGAGCGCCGCGATCGGGCGCGGGAGGCCGGGGGACAGCTCGTCCTGGTGGCGCCCCCTGGCCCGGTCCGGGAGCTCCTCGAGGCCGCGGGGGGCTACGCCATCTTCGCGGTGGCGGCCACCGGGGCCGAGGCACAGGCGCTCTTGACCCCGGCGGGGGTGGCGGCAGGGTGA
- the rsmH gene encoding 16S rRNA (cytosine(1402)-N(4))-methyltransferase RsmH, giving the protein MTGRPGHTPVLLTQVLAFLRPIPDGLYLDLTVGTGGHAEAILEACGPSGRLVGLDRDAEVLPLARERLARFGPRVRLLHGDYRDLGTLAAAEGLTAWDGVLFDLGLSSVQLDDPGRGFAFSRVGPLDMRMDRAGGGITAAELLRALPEQELFRILREYGEERWARRIARRIVAVRAAAPLTRTDELAALVAGAIPRRAWPRRIHPATRTFQGLRIAVNRELEGLAEALGVAAGGLRPGGRIVVIAFHSLEDRIVKHALRGNPSLAVLTKKPVAPGPEEVAANPRARSAKLRAARRVEG; this is encoded by the coding sequence GTGACCGGGCGACCGGGACACACCCCGGTCCTCCTGACCCAGGTCCTGGCCTTTCTCCGGCCGATCCCCGACGGCCTCTACCTGGACCTGACCGTCGGGACGGGGGGCCATGCCGAGGCGATTCTGGAGGCCTGCGGGCCCTCCGGCCGGCTGGTGGGCCTGGACCGGGACGCGGAGGTCCTCCCGCTGGCCCGGGAGCGCCTCGCCCGGTTCGGCCCCCGGGTCCGCCTGCTGCACGGGGACTACCGGGACCTCGGGACGCTGGCGGCGGCCGAGGGGCTCACGGCCTGGGACGGGGTTCTCTTCGACCTCGGGCTCTCCTCGGTCCAACTGGATGACCCGGGCCGGGGCTTTGCCTTCAGCCGTGTCGGCCCGCTCGACATGCGGATGGACCGGGCGGGGGGCGGTATCACGGCCGCCGAGCTCCTCCGCGCCCTCCCGGAGCAGGAACTGTTCCGGATTCTCCGGGAGTACGGAGAGGAGCGGTGGGCCCGGCGGATCGCCCGGCGGATCGTCGCCGTGCGGGCTGCCGCGCCGCTCACGCGGACCGACGAGCTGGCCGCGTTGGTGGCCGGGGCGATCCCCCGCCGGGCCTGGCCCCGGCGGATCCATCCCGCTACGCGGACCTTCCAGGGGCTCCGGATCGCCGTGAACAGGGAGCTGGAGGGGCTGGCGGAGGCGCTGGGGGTGGCGGCCGGCGGGCTCAGGCCGGGGGGCCGGATCGTCGTCATCGCTTTCCATTCGCTGGAGGACCGGATCGTGAAGCATGCCCTGCGGGGGAACCCTTCGCTCGCCGTCCTGACGAAGAAGC